taaaatattaaaactgAATATAGTGAAAATCAAAATTGAGTGTCAAAATTTGAGTAGAAATATTTTTTGTGACTGAGGTAAATTATGATTGAAGGGTAGtagaaaaaaaataaacaaataaagTGAAAATAGGATTTCAAAATCTGATTGGGTGTCAACTTCTCCATTTGCCCATCATGAAATGAAACGATGCTTCTTTATTGTCAAATTTGACGTCCCGTAACATAGGGATGAGATCGGTACGGATACCGTACCGAACCGTACCGAAACTGAAAGTACCGATACCGAAATTTCCTAAAATCAAGAACCGAATACCGTACCGAATTAGAAAAATGGTACCGGTTCGGTACCGGTATCGGTACGGGTATTTTCGGTATAGTACCGAATAGTACCGAATTTCATGTAAAGCATATTTGCCATTCAATGTTGCCATATTTTGATCCTAAGACAATGAGATCGCAGTTTGTAAGTGGTGGTTTGTGGTTCTAGATAGACTAACAAACTTTAATTCTACATAGTTTATTATATTGGTAGGGGTAATTAATATTGTTAACACGTAGGACACTCCCACTGATTTACAATTAGATAATGTTTGTTTTAAGCTTAGTGAGTTTTAGTATTCATGTTCAGCAAAAGATTTTCGAGATGGCTTATCAATCAGCTATTTTGATCACAGCCCTCAAAACCTCACAAAGGTTTTGTTGGACAGAATGAAAAGGACTCTCTGTAACCATTTATTAACTATagactaaacacacacacacacacacatatatatgtatagcaTACAAATGTTAACTAACTTCCTATGATAAAAGAGACGTGACACCCACATACTCATTCCAACTAATAAACTTTCACTACAGCTAATCCTAGTCCATCTAGTATCTTACTCATCAAACaacattaattatttaattaaaactagCACATGAAACTAATACTTATATAATATTCAAAATTAATATAAACCAAGTAATCCAACATCAGCACCATCTTGTTGGTTCGGAATTTTAGTATCCATCTACATATTACATAGTACACGTACATATGCTAGTGCAATGACTCTGGTATGTGTTGCTTAGGATAATGAAAGACAAATATGTTACTTGTGGATAAACTTTTTCATCGTTTAGACCATAGATAACGCAGGCGTATGTCTACCCAACCCGCCCACAAACGCCCCACAAACGCCCGGAATGGGGCGTTTGTGGGGCGTTTGTGAGCGTTTGTCTTGGAAAAACGCTGTGACAAACGGACGAGAAGAGCACGTGGCACGGTTTGATTGGTGGAAATTTCATAGCCGTTACAAGGTAGccgttggttttttttttttttttttttttcctttcttctaTAAATACAtactttttattttcatttttcacacacttttATTCACTACACactcacatatatataaaagtttatataTTTTCTTTGTTTTAGAAACAAAAAATATGGATTTTTTAGCCTTAAGTATCGATTTGTTATTCGATTCAACGTCGTCCGAAGAAGAGGAAGAAATCAAACCAAGAACTCGTTTTCAAAGACAACCACGACGTTTTTTAAATAGAGATCGTGAAGCAGCGGGTCAATTATTGTGGAACGATTACTTTTGTGAAAATCCGACGTTTCCAGACGACATTTTCAAGAGACGATTTCGGATGCGTAAAGTTTTATTTCTCCTTATCAAAGACGGTATTCTTCAACACTCTTATACTCCTAATGCCCCCGATCATTTTACTTTTTTCCAACAACGTCCATTGCACTTGGACGTCTTGGTTTCTCAACTATTCAAAAAATAACTTGCGCGTTACGACAATTGTCGTATGGGATGACCGCGGATATATTTGATGAATATATTAAAATGGCGGAAAAACGGGTTATGTTACTTTAAATAATTTTTGCAAGTGTATAATTGACTTATATGGGCGGGAATATTTGAGGAAACCTAATGCAACTGACATTGCTCGGTTGTACTCGGCGCACGAGGAGAAACATGGTTTCAAGGGAATGTTGGGTAGTATTGACTGTATGCATTGGGCATGGAAAAATTGTCCCGTTGCATGGAAAGGTCAATATACGAGAGGTGATCACGGTCACCCGACGATCATGCTTGAAGCGGTTGCTTCATACGATATGTGGATATGGCATACGTTTTTTGGGATGGCGGGTTCAAACAATGACATTAATGTGTTAAATCATTCTCCGTTGTTTGATTCCCTTCGTAAGGATAGAGCCGCACCTTCACCGTTTGAAGTAAACGGAAACCAGTATCCCTTTGGTTACTACTTGGCGGGCGGGATATATCCCGATTGGACAACACTAATAAAGGGGTATACGACTCCTATTGAAGAGCCTAGAAAAAAATTTACTAAATTTCAAGCGAGTGCTAGAAAGGATGTTGAGCGTACATTTGGTGTTTTACAAGGTCGGTTTGCGATTTTAAAAACACCGGCACGAGTTATGAGTGTTAATAAGATGAGAAGGATAATGTATAGTTGTATTGTTATGCACAACATGATACAAGAAGATAACGGGTTTGCGTTAAGTTCTTGGGAACAAGAATGGTTAGATAAACCCGAAAACCGGC
The window above is part of the Rutidosis leptorrhynchoides isolate AG116_Rl617_1_P2 chromosome 1, CSIRO_AGI_Rlap_v1, whole genome shotgun sequence genome. Proteins encoded here:
- the LOC139849919 gene encoding protein ALP1-like; protein product: MTLTIDNAGVCLPNPPTNAPQTPGMGRLWGVCERLSWKNAVTNGREEHVARFDWWKFHSRYKCIIDLYGREYLRKPNATDIARLYSAHEEKHGFKGMLGSIDCMHWAWKNCPVAWKGQYTRGDHGHPTIMLEAVASYDMWIWHTFFGMAGSNNDINVLNHSPLFDSLRKDRAAPSPFEVNGNQYPFGYYLAGGIYPDWTTLIKGYTTPIEEPRKKFTKFQASARKDVERTFGVLQGRFAILKTPARVMSVNKMRRIMYSCIVMHNMIQEDNGFALSSWEQEWLDKPENRPRRNIRRRVKDRRSREKEIRDRDVHDQLREDLTAHIWNLPPNFRSMHN